One stretch of Nitratiruptor tergarcus DSM 16512 DNA includes these proteins:
- a CDS encoding thiamine phosphate synthase — MSANLYRGAKAFLYAARLAKIEKVFLNGDYRLAKRLGFNGVHLPSKKLQMIKRAKRAGLIVIASTHNIQEIFQAQRYGADFVTFSPIFYSPGKGEPKGLGNLRKIVKSAQVPVIALGGIISQRQIHKVRMKGARGFASIRYFVQ; from the coding sequence ATGAGTGCAAATCTTTACAGAGGTGCTAAAGCTTTTTTGTATGCAGCAAGATTGGCAAAAATTGAAAAAGTATTTCTCAATGGAGACTACAGACTTGCCAAAAGATTAGGTTTTAATGGTGTTCACCTTCCTTCAAAAAAACTCCAAATGATTAAAAGAGCCAAAAGAGCGGGTCTTATAGTAATAGCAAGTACTCATAATATACAAGAGATTTTCCAAGCACAAAGATATGGCGCTGACTTTGTTACTTTTAGCCCTATCTTTTATTCTCCTGGTAAGGGTGAGCCAAAAGGGCTTGGGAATTTACGCAAGATAGTTAAAAGTGCACAAGTACCTGTAATTGCTTTAGGTGGAATTATTTCACAGAGACAAATACATAAAGTGCGCATGAAAGGCGCAAGAGGCTTTGCCTCTATACGCTATTTTGTACAGTAA
- a CDS encoding ion transporter, producing the protein MKIAQLIIDLAFLLDNSITYNKIKRFFKNLLENDDYKYKKYFDYFMIFLILSSVIIIIEEVKTPINKWLYYYDVYFVTGVFIIEYLLRMWIYNDSRKIIIEEFEESVFLSRPFDLKKVCKEIIKKKLEYIFSPLAIIDLLAIIPSYREVRILRIFVLFRVFKLLRYSQNITHFFQVLSSKKIELYTLLLLVAFVVLVSGISLYVFEEQKNPAISTLFDAFYWSLVTISTVGYGDITPQTAEGRSITLVIILVGVGLISFATSIIVSAFSEKLTEIKENRIINSIKRLDEFYIICGYTHMAKLFAKRLKKEGRGLLIVDLDKKVVDEALAEGFLAICEDATKKDTFRRINFEKVKAVMALTDSDMHNIYICLNIRSFSKDTFLVSRTIDVSSHKKLRLAGADYLISPYITAGFFATKIIEQPIAVEAINNIFTAKKNALCDQVEVVKDSFLDGVKVGDIDFEKYRLILLGIVKIDPNAKLEEFRYKFHFNPPEDFQLTSGDVLVIMGYSVSVAHFKSKVIESSLQHVRKKK; encoded by the coding sequence TTGAAAATAGCACAACTCATTATAGATTTAGCTTTTCTTCTGGATAACTCTATTACATACAATAAAATCAAGAGATTTTTCAAAAATCTCTTGGAAAATGATGACTATAAATATAAAAAATATTTTGACTATTTTATGATTTTTTTGATTCTCAGTAGTGTAATAATCATTATTGAGGAGGTTAAAACACCTATTAATAAATGGCTTTACTACTATGATGTCTATTTTGTAACAGGTGTATTTATTATAGAATATCTTCTTCGCATGTGGATTTACAATGATAGTCGCAAGATTATTATAGAAGAGTTTGAAGAATCTGTTTTTTTGTCAAGACCTTTTGATCTCAAAAAGGTATGCAAAGAGATAATTAAAAAGAAACTTGAATATATATTTTCTCCTTTGGCAATTATAGATCTTCTAGCCATCATACCAAGCTATAGAGAAGTGAGAATCCTACGCATTTTCGTACTTTTTAGGGTTTTTAAACTTTTACGCTATTCTCAAAATATTACCCACTTTTTCCAAGTTCTTTCTTCAAAGAAAATCGAACTTTATACCCTTTTGCTTTTGGTAGCATTTGTAGTCTTGGTATCGGGAATAAGTCTCTATGTATTTGAAGAGCAGAAAAATCCTGCTATCTCCACACTCTTTGATGCTTTTTATTGGTCATTGGTGACAATTTCTACTGTTGGATATGGTGATATTACGCCACAAACGGCTGAGGGACGCAGTATTACTCTTGTTATTATTCTTGTGGGCGTAGGACTTATCTCTTTTGCTACGTCGATTATTGTTTCAGCTTTTAGTGAAAAGCTCACAGAAATTAAAGAAAACAGAATTATTAACTCTATTAAAAGACTCGATGAGTTTTATATTATTTGTGGCTATACACACATGGCAAAACTTTTTGCAAAGCGACTCAAAAAAGAGGGAAGAGGACTCCTTATAGTTGATCTAGATAAAAAAGTTGTGGATGAAGCGCTTGCAGAGGGATTTTTGGCGATATGTGAGGATGCAACGAAAAAAGATACTTTTAGAAGAATAAATTTTGAAAAAGTTAAAGCTGTTATGGCTCTTACTGATAGCGATATGCATAATATCTATATCTGTCTCAATATTCGTAGTTTTAGTAAAGATACATTTTTGGTTTCTCGCACAATCGATGTCTCCTCTCATAAAAAATTGCGATTGGCAGGAGCAGATTATCTTATATCTCCTTATATAACAGCAGGTTTTTTTGCTACGAAAATTATTGAGCAGCCTATTGCAGTAGAAGCGATCAACAACATTTTTACAGCTAAAAAAAATGCGCTCTGCGATCAAGTAGAGGTAGTGAAGGATTCCTTCTTAGATGGGGTAAAAGTGGGAGATATCGATTTTGAAAAATATAGGCTCATATTGTTGGGAATTGTAAAAATCGATCCAAATGCAAAACTTGAAGAGTTTCGCTACAAATTTCATTTTAATCCGCCTGAAGATTTTCAGCTTACAAGTGGTGATGTATTGGTTATTATGGGATATAGTGTAAGTGTAGCACATTTTAAATCTAAAGTGATAGAAAGCAGTTTGCAGCATGTCAGAAAGAAAAAATAA
- a CDS encoding NAD(P)-binding domain-containing protein: MQKVYDIAIIGAGPAGIGTAIESFAFGIKDILLIEKAQNHSATIRTFYKDNKRVDKDWMGQKVECEGNIVFMDGTKETTLDLFDRLLDKHKIETMFNTEVEKVEKKQDLFEIFTTNNEKFLAKNVVIAIGKMGKPNKPSYKIPPSIKQFINFNLDKCGKGEKILVVGGGNSAAEYAYFLADSNDVTLNYRREKFTRLNPENEKIINEYVQKGKLKLKMGVDIDHLESEHGKPKVVFTDGSNEVYDRIIYAIGGTTPTEFLRKCGIELEGKKVAVDESYQTKTPGLYAAGDIVTETGGSIAIALNHGYAIAKHIKENQR; the protein is encoded by the coding sequence ATGCAAAAAGTTTACGATATAGCCATCATAGGAGCCGGTCCTGCAGGTATTGGAACAGCAATCGAGAGTTTTGCGTTTGGTATTAAAGATATACTTCTCATAGAAAAAGCCCAAAACCATAGTGCAACGATTCGCACGTTTTATAAAGATAATAAACGTGTAGATAAAGATTGGATGGGACAGAAAGTTGAGTGTGAAGGAAACATAGTATTTATGGATGGAACGAAAGAGACAACACTCGATCTTTTCGATAGGCTTCTTGATAAGCATAAAATAGAGACAATGTTTAATACCGAAGTGGAAAAAGTTGAAAAGAAGCAAGATCTCTTTGAAATTTTTACAACAAATAATGAAAAATTTCTTGCTAAAAATGTAGTGATAGCAATTGGCAAGATGGGCAAACCAAATAAACCTTCATATAAAATCCCCCCTTCAATCAAACAGTTTATCAATTTCAATCTTGATAAATGTGGTAAAGGAGAAAAAATACTTGTCGTTGGAGGAGGCAATTCAGCAGCAGAGTATGCATACTTTTTAGCTGATAGTAATGACGTTACTCTCAACTATAGAAGAGAAAAATTTACACGCCTCAATCCTGAAAATGAAAAAATTATCAATGAATATGTACAAAAAGGCAAACTCAAACTAAAAATGGGTGTAGATATTGATCATTTAGAGAGTGAGCATGGAAAACCAAAAGTGGTTTTTACAGATGGCTCAAATGAAGTGTACGATCGTATTATATATGCAATAGGTGGTACTACACCTACGGAGTTTTTAAGAAAATGTGGCATAGAGCTTGAAGGAAAGAAAGTTGCAGTAGATGAAAGCTATCAAACAAAAACACCAGGCCTTTACGCAGCAGGAGACATCGTCACTGAGACTGGCGGAAGTATTGCTATAGCTCTCAATCATGGCTATGCGATTGCCAAACATATCAAAGAGAATCAGAGATGA
- a CDS encoding RCC1 domain-containing protein, producing MRVFIIFIFFTLSLAAEGSYVVDLVNFLQQKSFKINGLFYQYDFEKDGKQERSDWLYITNDKERKPYRLMGKPPTDKDAFGWLLLPRIPQDLHLNKPSGYFVKIDFPKDYELYGQKHASAFSWIYITQNRVYKLMGAKPNHDFDYLDIDGDGHPDPLPIEDVFIDAQSSTVTFAKNKKQIHTISAGWYHTCAIVGEEHEAYCWGSNKYGELGNGTTADAQPPQKVKNLHNITTISASKEYTCATLADGSAWCWGRNQYGKLGNGKVDKTEFTFTGLASYIPFEQQLYTSVPTRVLTQPQKPLQNVKSIEAGSWHGCALLENTQVMCWGENMYGALGIGLRPDEKNYAQIIQDVVYNHNKDVFKYIFWPYALEVIEQPLNPMMKMPTRLFNNVKMVAAGSSDHTCALLQSGNVKCWGWHGGDELGFKSDLDYAPNPFYNVTNIDNTPLTNVKKIVAGGDHTCALLNSGTVKCWGHNNFGQLGNNSTEPSDHAVYVRTQSGEIFDHIADIFCERGYHTCALTDTHELYCWGDNRYAQLARDPQTYSYIPYPVKINLPSLVKLAAAGGGGTSPLEGNIYDGGHTCAVTVDNRIYCWGSNKYGQIDLNLQKEMITEPKEITLP from the coding sequence ATGCGTGTATTCATAATCTTTATCTTTTTTACACTCTCATTAGCTGCAGAGGGTAGCTATGTTGTAGATCTTGTTAACTTTCTTCAACAAAAGAGTTTCAAAATCAATGGGCTGTTTTACCAATATGATTTTGAAAAAGATGGAAAACAAGAACGAAGTGACTGGCTCTATATCACAAACGATAAAGAGAGAAAACCATATCGCCTCATGGGTAAACCTCCAACTGATAAAGATGCTTTTGGATGGCTTTTGCTTCCTCGTATCCCCCAAGATCTGCATCTAAACAAACCTAGCGGATACTTTGTCAAAATAGATTTTCCAAAAGATTATGAGCTCTATGGGCAAAAACATGCTAGTGCTTTTTCATGGATATATATTACACAAAACAGAGTCTATAAACTCATGGGTGCAAAGCCAAATCACGATTTTGACTATCTCGATATTGATGGCGATGGTCATCCAGATCCATTACCAATAGAAGATGTTTTTATCGATGCACAGTCTAGCACCGTTACATTTGCAAAAAATAAAAAACAGATACATACAATAAGTGCAGGATGGTATCATACATGTGCTATTGTAGGAGAAGAACATGAAGCATACTGCTGGGGCAGTAATAAGTATGGGGAGCTAGGAAATGGTACTACTGCTGATGCACAACCACCACAAAAAGTAAAAAATCTCCACAACATTACTACGATATCAGCAAGTAAAGAGTATACTTGTGCAACTCTTGCAGATGGTAGTGCGTGGTGCTGGGGAAGAAACCAATATGGAAAACTTGGTAATGGAAAAGTTGATAAAACTGAATTTACCTTCACAGGATTGGCTTCATATATTCCATTTGAGCAACAGCTCTACACATCTGTTCCTACTCGTGTTTTAACACAGCCTCAAAAGCCTTTACAAAATGTTAAAAGTATAGAAGCTGGCAGTTGGCATGGATGTGCTTTGCTAGAAAATACCCAAGTAATGTGTTGGGGAGAAAATATGTATGGAGCATTAGGCATTGGACTTCGTCCTGATGAGAAGAACTATGCACAGATTATCCAAGATGTTGTCTACAATCACAACAAAGATGTTTTTAAATATATCTTTTGGCCATACGCACTTGAGGTTATAGAACAGCCTCTTAATCCTATGATGAAAATGCCTACACGCCTTTTTAATAATGTAAAAATGGTAGCTGCTGGAAGTAGTGATCATACCTGTGCACTCCTTCAAAGTGGTAATGTCAAATGTTGGGGGTGGCATGGAGGAGATGAACTGGGATTTAAAAGTGATTTGGACTATGCACCAAATCCATTTTATAATGTAACAAATATTGATAATACACCACTTACCAATGTAAAAAAAATTGTTGCTGGTGGGGATCACACATGTGCACTACTCAACAGTGGAACAGTAAAATGCTGGGGACACAACAATTTTGGACAGTTAGGAAATAATAGCACTGAGCCTTCAGATCATGCTGTGTATGTTCGCACTCAAAGTGGTGAGATTTTTGATCATATAGCTGATATTTTTTGCGAACGCGGTTATCATACTTGTGCACTTACAGATACCCATGAACTCTATTGCTGGGGAGATAATAGATATGCTCAATTAGCACGAGATCCACAAACTTATTCTTACATTCCTTATCCAGTAAAGATAAATCTTCCAAGTTTAGTAAAACTTGCGGCTGCAGGAGGTGGTGGAACTTCACCTTTAGAAGGTAATATTTATGATGGTGGACACACATGTGCTGTGACAGTAGATAATCGCATCTATTGCTGGGGTAGCAATAAATATGGGCAGATTGATCTAAATTTACAAAAAGAGATGATCACAGAGCCAAAAGAGATTACACTTCCTTAA
- a CDS encoding NAD(P)H-dependent glycerol-3-phosphate dehydrogenase yields the protein MKIGIIGAGKWGTALHFALLQKNEVYITSRHKHNLTNFVSLEEILTLEYLILVLPAQVIREWLQAHPLSPHHKVMLASKGIDIKTKKFLNQILEEYLPLNHLAFLSGPSFAAEVSKGLPTAVVVNSTNENLAKKYAAAFPDFMKAYISDDIVGAEIAGAYKNVIAIAGGICDGLQLGNNARAALLARGLVEMDRFAERFGAKKETFLGLSGAGDLFLTASSKLSRNYRVGLGLAQGKKVEEILKELGEVAEGVYTARAIYEIAKEYAIYTPIANEVYRILQGKDPKQSIIDLLERNENDSSNC from the coding sequence ATGAAAATAGGAATAATTGGAGCAGGAAAATGGGGAACAGCCCTGCATTTTGCACTCTTGCAAAAAAATGAGGTCTATATTACATCAAGGCATAAGCATAATCTTACAAATTTTGTCTCATTGGAAGAGATTTTAACTCTAGAGTATCTTATCCTCGTGCTTCCTGCACAAGTTATCAGAGAGTGGCTTCAAGCCCATCCTCTCTCACCTCATCATAAAGTAATGTTGGCAAGTAAAGGAATAGATATAAAAACAAAAAAATTTCTCAATCAAATACTTGAAGAGTACTTGCCCCTAAATCATTTAGCATTTCTTTCTGGCCCCTCTTTTGCTGCTGAAGTGAGCAAAGGGCTGCCTACGGCTGTGGTAGTAAATTCAACAAACGAAAATCTTGCAAAAAAATATGCTGCAGCTTTTCCAGATTTTATGAAAGCATACATCAGTGATGATATTGTTGGTGCAGAGATTGCAGGAGCGTATAAGAATGTTATTGCTATTGCGGGAGGTATTTGCGACGGGCTTCAACTCGGTAATAATGCAAGAGCTGCACTTTTGGCACGGGGACTAGTAGAGATGGATAGATTTGCCGAGCGCTTTGGAGCAAAGAAAGAGACTTTTTTGGGACTAAGTGGTGCGGGGGATCTCTTTTTGACTGCTAGTAGTAAGCTTTCGCGCAACTATAGAGTAGGGCTAGGCCTTGCTCAGGGCAAAAAAGTTGAAGAGATTTTAAAAGAGTTAGGAGAAGTTGCAGAAGGTGTATATACAGCACGTGCGATATATGAGATAGCTAAAGAATATGCAATTTATACCCCTATTGCCAATGAGGTATATCGTATTCTCCAAGGGAAAGATCCAAAACAGAGCATTATTGATTTACTTGAAAGGAATGAAAATGATAGCAGCAATTGTTGA
- a CDS encoding F0F1 ATP synthase subunit A — translation MEGIFTFFGAISENHTFLFVSHMLLAALLTLVMAKLATRSLKVVPTGCQNVMEAYLDGVIAMGRDVIGESYAKKYLPLIATLGLFIFLANIIGIIPGFESPSGNINFTLALALIVFIYYNFEGIRKNGVVHYFAHFAGPVKILAPLMFPIEIVSHISRIISLSFRLFGNIKGDDLFLWVLLMLAPWIVPLPGFALLLFSAFLQTFIFMILTYVYLAGAVLLHEESL, via the coding sequence ATGGAGGGCATTTTTACCTTTTTTGGTGCTATATCGGAAAATCACACCTTTTTGTTTGTATCGCACATGCTATTAGCAGCACTGCTTACACTTGTTATGGCAAAACTTGCAACAAGAAGCCTTAAGGTAGTTCCTACGGGGTGTCAAAATGTGATGGAAGCCTATCTGGATGGCGTTATTGCTATGGGTCGAGATGTTATAGGTGAGAGTTATGCAAAAAAGTATCTACCTTTGATAGCAACTTTAGGACTTTTTATATTTTTGGCAAATATTATAGGAATTATTCCAGGATTTGAATCGCCATCAGGGAATATCAACTTTACATTAGCACTTGCACTCATTGTGTTTATCTATTATAACTTTGAAGGTATTAGAAAAAATGGAGTCGTTCACTATTTTGCTCACTTTGCTGGTCCTGTAAAGATCTTGGCTCCTTTGATGTTTCCTATTGAAATTGTTTCTCATATTTCAAGAATCATTTCACTCTCTTTCCGTCTCTTTGGTAACATCAAAGGTGACGATCTCTTTTTATGGGTACTCCTTATGTTGGCTCCTTGGATTGTGCCACTTCCAGGTTTTGCTTTGTTGCTTTTTTCTGCTTTTTTACAAACATTCATTTTCATGATTCTTACTTATGTTTATCTTGCAGGTGCAGTTTTACTGCATGAAGAGTCTTTATAG
- the gatB gene encoding Asp-tRNA(Asn)/Glu-tRNA(Gln) amidotransferase subunit GatB → MEFEVVIGLEVHVQLNTKTKMFCSCPTSFAQRQNKNTCPVCLALPGALPVINEEAVKKAMMFGWAIDATINKKSIFNRKNYFYPDLPKGYQISQFEIPIVERGYLFIDKEDGSKRKIGITRAHLEEDAGKNIHEGEISKVDLNRAGTPLLEIVSDPDIRSSEEAVQYLKKLHAIVRYLDISDANMQEGSFRCDANVSIRPKGDEKLYTRVEIKNLNSFRFIQRAIDYEVQRHIEAWEDGVYDEEVVQETRLFDTNKGVTRSMRGKEESADYRYFPDPDLLPLVIPEEFFEKTKNIPELPDQKRDRFIQEYGIKPYDAALLAESKERAHFFEEMVATGIEPKNAVTWLTVELAARLNEKGLDITSSPVDSQKLAKLVQRIEDKTISGKAAKDVLDYLMEESVDVDEAIEKLGLKQITDTGAIETMIDEILAKNEEKVAEYKAGKEKLFGFFVGQVMKASKGKADPKLVNELLRKKLS, encoded by the coding sequence ATGGAGTTTGAAGTAGTCATTGGACTAGAAGTCCATGTGCAGCTCAATACAAAGACAAAAATGTTTTGTTCATGTCCCACAAGTTTTGCACAAAGACAAAATAAAAATACATGTCCTGTATGTTTGGCTCTTCCTGGAGCTTTGCCAGTTATCAATGAAGAGGCTGTAAAAAAAGCAATGATGTTTGGTTGGGCTATCGATGCAACAATAAATAAAAAATCGATTTTTAACCGTAAAAACTACTTCTATCCTGACCTTCCAAAAGGGTATCAAATTAGTCAGTTTGAGATTCCTATTGTAGAGAGAGGATACCTCTTTATTGACAAAGAGGATGGAAGTAAACGAAAAATTGGTATTACACGTGCCCATTTGGAAGAGGATGCGGGCAAAAATATTCATGAAGGAGAAATAAGTAAAGTAGATCTTAATCGTGCAGGTACACCGTTGCTTGAAATTGTGAGCGATCCAGATATTAGAAGTAGCGAAGAGGCTGTACAGTATCTCAAAAAACTCCATGCAATTGTACGCTATCTTGATATTAGTGATGCCAATATGCAAGAGGGCTCTTTTCGCTGTGATGCAAATGTCTCTATACGACCAAAAGGAGACGAGAAACTCTACACAAGAGTAGAGATTAAAAACCTCAATTCATTCCGTTTCATTCAAAGAGCGATCGATTATGAAGTGCAGCGCCATATAGAAGCATGGGAAGATGGAGTGTATGATGAGGAAGTTGTTCAAGAGACACGCCTTTTTGATACGAATAAAGGTGTAACACGCAGTATGCGTGGAAAAGAGGAGAGTGCGGATTACCGCTACTTTCCAGATCCAGATCTCTTGCCTCTTGTGATTCCAGAAGAGTTTTTTGAAAAGACAAAAAATATTCCAGAACTACCTGATCAAAAAAGAGATCGTTTTATCCAAGAGTATGGTATCAAGCCGTATGATGCAGCTTTGTTAGCAGAATCAAAAGAGCGGGCACACTTTTTTGAAGAGATGGTAGCAACAGGGATCGAGCCAAAAAATGCCGTAACATGGCTTACAGTTGAGCTTGCAGCACGTCTCAATGAAAAGGGTCTTGATATCACTTCATCTCCAGTAGATAGTCAAAAGCTTGCAAAACTTGTGCAAAGAATTGAAGATAAAACTATCAGTGGAAAAGCAGCGAAAGATGTACTTGATTATCTCATGGAAGAAAGTGTTGATGTAGATGAGGCAATTGAGAAGCTTGGACTCAAACAGATTACTGACACAGGTGCAATTGAAACAATGATTGACGAGATACTGGCGAAAAATGAAGAGAAAGTAGCTGAGTACAAAGCTGGTAAAGAGAAGCTGTTTGGTTTCTTTGTAGGGCAAGTAATGAAAGCGAGTAAAGGTAAAGCAGATCCAAAGCTCGTCAATGAGCTTTTGAGGAAGAAGCTCTCTTGA
- a CDS encoding potassium channel family protein, giving the protein MSERKNKILLLGFGRYGEQIAKNLALEGYEIFIAEESKDALKIASNDGFENLFVIDIQSDQQLTELVLEYGFERVFCAFDEEEKNIYLTITMKALFRNIEVIALCESKESERKLLLAGANKVIDTMVAAANRLYFVLEKPAVAEAIDNILYKDKSLIFKEVEVPVGSFLDGKNIKEINFSRDFRIIVIGIVDIELGRKFTFLTKGINHKIDAGDILVVIGKKWDIEKFEEELKKVNQ; this is encoded by the coding sequence ATGTCAGAAAGAAAAAATAAGATTTTATTGCTCGGTTTTGGAAGATATGGTGAACAGATAGCTAAAAATCTTGCCTTGGAAGGATATGAAATCTTCATTGCTGAAGAGAGTAAAGACGCGCTAAAAATTGCTTCAAACGATGGGTTTGAAAATCTTTTTGTCATTGATATCCAAAGCGATCAGCAGCTTACAGAATTAGTATTGGAGTATGGGTTTGAGCGTGTCTTTTGTGCCTTTGATGAGGAAGAGAAAAATATCTATCTTACAATTACAATGAAGGCACTCTTTAGAAATATTGAAGTTATAGCTCTGTGTGAATCAAAAGAGAGTGAGCGAAAACTTTTGCTAGCTGGTGCCAATAAGGTTATTGATACAATGGTAGCTGCAGCTAATAGACTCTACTTTGTTTTGGAAAAACCTGCTGTTGCAGAAGCAATAGATAATATTTTGTATAAAGATAAATCTCTTATTTTTAAAGAGGTTGAAGTACCTGTAGGCTCTTTTCTTGATGGTAAAAATATAAAAGAGATCAACTTTTCACGTGATTTTCGTATTATTGTAATAGGTATTGTAGATATAGAGCTAGGAAGAAAATTTACTTTTCTTACAAAGGGAATCAATCATAAAATTGATGCAGGCGATATTTTGGTAGTTATAGGTAAAAAGTGGGATATTGAAAAATTTGAGGAAGAGCTCAAAAAGGTGAATCAATGA
- a CDS encoding glutamate-5-semialdehyde dehydrogenase, with protein sequence MEEFLQKAKQSTSELLKLKSGEKKEILLQMADAIKEKSQEILEANAKDMENAERSNLSSALKDRLYLDEKRVSAMAQSIREIAMLKEPVGRVLEGWEIDNGLRIEKVSIPIGVIGIIYESRPNVTSDAAALCFKSSNVVILKGGKEAQNSNEAIAKILQDVLVKNSLPKEIIALLPDYSREGVDKLIKMDKYVDLIIPRGGEGLIRYVSEHATVPVVKHDKGLCHTYIDKDADFDKAIKIAVNAKVQRPGVCNAMETLLVDYAIKDEMLLKLYEAFKPYKTLLKGCAVAREVIDIQEATEEDFHTEYLENILSIKVVDGVDEAIEHIRKYGSGHSEAIVTENYTTAEKFLNAIDAACVYVNASTRFTDGGVFGFGAEVGISTNKLHARGPMGINDLTTYKYKIYGEGQIRE encoded by the coding sequence ATGGAAGAGTTTTTGCAAAAAGCAAAGCAAAGCACTAGCGAGTTACTCAAGCTCAAAAGTGGAGAGAAAAAAGAGATTCTTCTGCAAATGGCAGATGCAATTAAAGAAAAGAGTCAAGAGATTTTAGAAGCAAATGCAAAAGATATGGAAAATGCCGAAAGATCAAATCTCTCTTCGGCTCTTAAAGATAGACTCTATCTTGATGAGAAACGTGTAAGTGCAATGGCACAATCTATTCGTGAAATAGCAATGCTTAAAGAACCTGTTGGAAGAGTACTTGAGGGTTGGGAGATAGATAATGGCCTCAGAATTGAGAAGGTGTCAATACCCATAGGAGTTATAGGAATTATCTATGAATCTCGTCCAAATGTTACGAGCGATGCAGCAGCACTATGTTTTAAATCAAGTAACGTTGTAATCCTCAAAGGGGGCAAAGAGGCGCAAAACTCCAATGAAGCGATTGCAAAGATTTTACAAGATGTTTTAGTCAAAAACAGTCTTCCAAAAGAGATTATAGCACTTTTGCCAGATTATAGTCGAGAAGGTGTAGATAAACTTATTAAAATGGACAAATATGTAGATCTCATTATTCCTCGAGGGGGAGAGGGACTTATTCGCTATGTAAGTGAGCATGCTACTGTTCCTGTTGTTAAACACGATAAAGGGCTTTGTCATACCTATATCGATAAGGACGCAGATTTTGATAAAGCCATTAAAATTGCTGTCAATGCAAAAGTGCAGCGACCCGGCGTATGCAATGCGATGGAGACACTGCTAGTTGATTATGCTATTAAAGATGAGATGCTTTTAAAACTCTATGAAGCCTTTAAGCCATATAAGACACTTCTTAAAGGATGCGCTGTTGCTAGGGAGGTAATAGATATACAAGAGGCTACTGAGGAGGATTTTCATACAGAATATCTAGAAAATATTCTCTCAATCAAAGTAGTTGATGGTGTAGATGAAGCGATAGAACATATTCGAAAATATGGCAGCGGACACAGTGAAGCGATTGTAACAGAAAACTATACAACAGCAGAAAAATTTCTCAATGCTATTGATGCGGCGTGCGTTTATGTGAATGCCTCAACCCGTTTTACTGATGGAGGTGTTTTTGGTTTTGGTGCAGAAGTGGGGATCTCTACAAACAAACTTCATGCAAGAGGACCTATGGGTATAAATGATCTTACTACATATAAATATAAGATTTATGGCGAAGGACAGATTCGCGAATGA
- a CDS encoding HDOD domain-containing protein, producing the protein MIAAIVDAVENLPPVPNVINELQNLYYMDAYNAHDIENIIKKDPALVANILKIANSPIYEFAREIVDIRQAIVLFGLDKIIEFALASYVNELLTFDLELYHISTEDFLRLSQRKSVIAGQLIENKKDKFLVSNTAFLADIAKIIIANYAKKENIELQFDENISLNELDEIEKSQFGFDTIEITTYIFDKWNFEKNMVDLMKNFKKQENLHQRAIFIARDIINIKAELIEENREKYEETSKIHL; encoded by the coding sequence ATGATAGCAGCAATTGTTGATGCGGTAGAAAATCTTCCTCCCGTACCGAATGTGATAAATGAGTTACAAAACTTATACTATATGGATGCTTACAATGCTCACGATATTGAAAACATAATAAAAAAAGATCCTGCTCTTGTAGCTAATATCCTCAAAATCGCTAATTCCCCTATCTATGAATTTGCAAGAGAAATTGTAGATATACGTCAAGCAATTGTGCTTTTTGGTTTAGATAAGATTATAGAGTTTGCTCTTGCATCTTATGTGAATGAGCTTTTGACATTTGATCTCGAACTCTATCATATATCTACAGAGGATTTTTTGCGCTTATCTCAACGAAAAAGTGTAATAGCAGGACAACTGATAGAGAATAAAAAAGATAAATTTCTCGTGAGCAATACTGCATTTTTAGCAGATATCGCTAAAATAATTATTGCTAATTATGCAAAAAAAGAGAACATTGAGCTTCAATTTGATGAAAATATCTCTCTCAATGAACTTGATGAAATTGAAAAGAGCCAGTTTGGTTTTGATACAATAGAGATTACTACATATATATTTGATAAATGGAATTTTGAAAAAAATATGGTTGATTTGATGAAAAATTTTAAAAAGCAGGAAAATCTTCATCAAAGAGCTATTTTTATAGCAAGAGATATTATAAATATTAAAGCCGAACTCATAGAAGAAAACAGAGAAAAATATGAAGAGACATCAAAGATTCATCTCTGA